One Cryptosporangium aurantiacum DNA window includes the following coding sequences:
- a CDS encoding acyl-CoA dehydrogenase family protein: protein MFIDLTPSQRALRDELRAYFGGVLSTAEREAMVVDRHGTVYRELIRRLGRDGWLGLGWPTEYGGRGLGPVEQQLFVNEAARAVVPLPSVTLQTVGPTLQRYGTDEQKARFLPPILRGEVHFAIGYTEPEAGTDLASLRTRAVRDGDEYVVDGQKIFTTGGHDADFIWLACRTDPDAPKHRGISILIVDTTDPGYSWTPIITSDGAHHVNATYYRDVRVPVAMRVGAENQGWRLITTQLNHERVMLGPAGRLAGLLDRVREWASTRSDPDGTPLLDRPDVRRALARVHAGQRVNELLNWQVAAAAGRDLGAAEVADASATKVFASQAAQWVGPLLEDVVSRHGDPADPETAALLRWLDVQRKRNTVLTFGGGVDEIQRELIATAGLGLERVPR, encoded by the coding sequence GTGTTCATAGACCTCACACCGTCTCAGCGGGCGCTCCGCGACGAGTTACGCGCGTACTTCGGCGGCGTGCTGTCGACGGCCGAGCGCGAGGCGATGGTCGTCGACCGGCACGGAACCGTCTACCGGGAGCTGATCCGCCGGCTGGGCCGGGACGGCTGGCTGGGCCTGGGCTGGCCGACCGAGTACGGCGGGCGCGGGCTCGGCCCGGTCGAACAGCAGCTGTTCGTCAACGAGGCCGCGCGGGCCGTCGTCCCGCTGCCGTCGGTGACGCTCCAGACGGTCGGGCCGACGCTGCAGCGCTACGGCACCGACGAGCAGAAAGCCCGGTTCCTGCCGCCGATCCTGCGCGGCGAGGTCCACTTCGCGATCGGATATACCGAGCCGGAGGCCGGCACCGACCTGGCGTCGCTGCGCACCCGCGCGGTTCGGGACGGTGACGAGTACGTCGTCGACGGCCAGAAGATCTTCACCACCGGCGGCCACGACGCGGACTTCATCTGGCTGGCCTGCCGCACCGACCCGGACGCGCCCAAGCACCGCGGGATCTCGATCCTGATCGTCGACACCACCGACCCCGGCTACTCGTGGACGCCGATCATCACGTCCGACGGCGCGCACCACGTCAACGCGACCTACTACCGCGACGTGCGGGTGCCGGTGGCGATGCGGGTCGGCGCCGAGAACCAGGGCTGGCGGCTGATCACGACCCAGCTCAACCACGAGCGCGTGATGCTCGGCCCGGCCGGGCGGCTGGCCGGACTGCTCGACCGGGTCCGGGAGTGGGCGTCGACCCGGTCCGACCCCGACGGGACGCCGCTGCTCGACCGGCCCGACGTGCGACGCGCGCTGGCCAGGGTGCACGCCGGCCAGCGGGTCAACGAGCTGCTGAACTGGCAGGTCGCCGCGGCGGCCGGGCGCGACCTCGGTGCGGCCGAGGTCGCCGACGCGTCCGCGACCAAGGTGTTCGCGTCCCAGGCCGCTCAGTGGGTGGGTCCGCTGCTGGAGGACGTCGTGTCCCGGCACGGTGACCCCGCCGACCCGGAGACCGCGGCGCTGCTGCGCTGGCTGGACGTCCAGCGCAAACGCAACACCGTACTGACGTTCGGCGGCGGCGTCGACGAGATCCAGCGGGAACTGATCGCGACCGCGGGCCTCGGCCTGGAGAGGGTGCCCCGATGA
- a CDS encoding lipid-transfer protein: MSLSKTAAIAGIGATDFSKDSGRSELKLAAQAVRAALDDAGLTPADVDGLVSFTQDNNTEIAVARELGIPELSFFSRIHYGGGAACATVQQAAMAVATGVASVVVCYRAFNERSGHRFGQVQPGLAVAPTSSGVDAGWSYPFGLGTPASWVAMFAQRYLHTYGASSRDLGRVAVTMRAHAATNPAAWFYQRPITLEDHQASRWICEPLRLFDCCQESDGGVAVVVTSASRARDLRRPPVVIAGAAQGSGSDQYVMTSYYRDDLTGLPEMGVVARQLWGQAGIGPSDVDVAVLYDHFTPFVLVQLEELGFCGRGEAAGFVASGALGLDGALPTNPHGGQLGEAYIHGMNGIAEAVRQVRGTAVNQVPGAETVLVTAGTGVPTSGLLLGAA; the protein is encoded by the coding sequence GTGAGCCTCTCGAAGACCGCCGCGATCGCCGGCATCGGCGCGACCGACTTCTCCAAGGACTCCGGACGGAGCGAGCTGAAACTCGCCGCCCAGGCCGTGCGGGCCGCGCTGGACGACGCTGGGCTGACGCCCGCCGACGTCGACGGGCTGGTCAGCTTCACCCAGGACAACAACACCGAGATCGCGGTGGCCAGGGAGCTGGGCATCCCCGAGCTGTCGTTCTTCAGCCGGATCCACTACGGCGGCGGCGCGGCGTGCGCCACCGTCCAGCAGGCGGCGATGGCGGTGGCGACCGGTGTGGCGTCGGTCGTCGTCTGTTACCGGGCGTTCAACGAACGCTCCGGGCACCGGTTCGGGCAGGTGCAGCCCGGCCTGGCGGTCGCCCCGACGTCGTCCGGGGTGGACGCCGGCTGGTCGTACCCGTTCGGGCTGGGCACCCCGGCGAGCTGGGTCGCGATGTTCGCCCAGCGGTACCTGCACACGTACGGGGCGTCCTCGCGGGATCTGGGCCGGGTCGCGGTGACGATGCGGGCGCACGCGGCGACCAACCCCGCGGCGTGGTTCTACCAGCGTCCGATCACGCTGGAGGACCACCAGGCGTCCCGCTGGATCTGCGAGCCGCTGCGCCTGTTCGACTGCTGCCAGGAGAGCGACGGCGGGGTCGCGGTCGTGGTGACGTCGGCTTCGCGGGCCCGAGACCTGCGGCGGCCGCCGGTGGTGATCGCCGGGGCCGCGCAAGGCAGCGGCTCCGACCAGTACGTGATGACCAGCTACTACCGCGACGACCTCACCGGGCTACCGGAGATGGGCGTCGTCGCCCGCCAGCTATGGGGGCAGGCCGGGATCGGCCCCTCCGACGTGGACGTCGCGGTGCTGTACGACCACTTCACGCCGTTCGTCCTGGTGCAGCTGGAGGAGCTGGGCTTCTGCGGGCGCGGTGAGGCGGCGGGCTTCGTCGCGTCGGGCGCGCTCGGGCTGGACGGCGCACTGCCGACGAACCCGCACGGCGGGCAGCTCGGCGAGGCGTACATCCACGGCATGAACGGCATCGCGGAGGCGGTGCGGCAGGTCCGCGGCACGGCCGTCAACCAGGTGCCTGGGGCGGAGACCGTGCTGGTCACCGCAGGCACCGGCGTGCCCACCAGCGGCCTGCTGCTCGGCGCGGCCTGA
- a CDS encoding metallophosphoesterase has product MAELDSLPEDVAEATPAPNPERSRRAGAFLGIVLVISLLLFGVPWFTFVGPSNDWPLPVVVVGTLVFLAGLVGLPLAMTRGHGRHDDRAARIGDTLLGVVWVLFVWSLIGDVLRLALALGGVENPARSRVVAAFTLVVSVGLLLWGHYEAMRVSRVREVDVTLPRLGAGLDGTRVVLIADTHYGPIDRAEWSRKVTDVINTLDADVVAHAGDIADGTPAQRRDQSAPLGTVNARLAKVYVTGNHEYFSEAQGWLDRMAELGWEPLHNRHVVVERGGDRLVLAGVDDVTAGASGLPGHRTDLAAALEGADPDLPVLLLAHQPKFIRHAAAAGIDLQVSGHTHGGQMWPFNFLVRLDQPVVRGLSRHGNRTQLYTSGGTGFWGPPFRIFAPSEITLLTLRAPR; this is encoded by the coding sequence GTGGCCGAGCTCGATTCGCTGCCCGAGGACGTCGCCGAGGCCACGCCCGCTCCGAACCCGGAGCGCAGCCGCCGGGCCGGCGCGTTCCTCGGCATCGTCCTGGTCATCTCGCTGCTGCTGTTCGGCGTGCCGTGGTTCACGTTCGTCGGCCCCTCCAACGACTGGCCGCTGCCGGTCGTCGTGGTCGGCACGCTGGTGTTCCTCGCCGGGCTGGTCGGGCTGCCGCTGGCGATGACCCGCGGCCACGGTCGCCACGACGACCGCGCGGCACGTATCGGCGACACGCTGCTCGGCGTCGTCTGGGTGCTGTTCGTCTGGTCGTTGATCGGCGACGTGCTCCGGCTGGCGCTGGCGCTGGGCGGGGTGGAAAACCCGGCGCGGTCGCGGGTCGTCGCGGCGTTCACGCTGGTGGTCAGCGTCGGCCTGCTGCTCTGGGGCCACTACGAGGCGATGCGGGTGTCCCGCGTCCGCGAGGTCGACGTGACGCTGCCGCGGCTCGGCGCCGGCCTGGACGGCACCCGGGTCGTGCTGATCGCCGACACCCACTACGGGCCGATCGACCGGGCCGAGTGGTCACGCAAGGTCACGGACGTGATCAACACGCTCGACGCCGACGTCGTCGCGCACGCCGGTGACATCGCCGACGGCACGCCGGCGCAGCGGCGGGATCAGTCCGCGCCGCTGGGCACCGTGAACGCCCGGCTGGCCAAGGTCTACGTCACCGGCAACCACGAGTACTTCAGCGAGGCCCAGGGCTGGCTCGACCGGATGGCGGAGCTGGGCTGGGAGCCGCTGCACAACCGGCACGTCGTCGTGGAGCGCGGCGGCGACCGGCTCGTGCTGGCCGGCGTCGACGACGTGACGGCCGGAGCGTCCGGGCTGCCCGGCCACCGCACCGACCTGGCGGCCGCACTGGAGGGGGCCGACCCCGACCTCCCGGTGCTGCTGCTCGCACACCAGCCGAAGTTCATCCGGCACGCCGCTGCAGCCGGCATCGACCTGCAGGTGTCCGGCCACACTCACGGCGGCCAGATGTGGCCGTTCAACTTCCTGGTGCGGCTCGACCAGCCGGTCGTCCGGGGCCTGTCGCGGCACGGCAACCGTACGCAGCTCTACACCAGCGGGGGGACCGGCTTCTGGGGGCCGCCGTTCCGGATCTTCGCGCCGAGCGAGATCACCCTGCTGACGCTGCGGGCGCCTCGCTGA
- a CDS encoding acyl-CoA dehydrogenase family protein → MDFTLDATLRDAAELTALVVERSGDDARWAALTDAGLVELALPVEVGGDGLGLAGAAVVLTELGRRAACTPFYATVALGGLTLARCGAAAPLLGRVVEDGVILTAALHEPSAPFPAAPRTVATAKDGGYSVSGVKLGAPDAGTAERILVPVTRDPGGPALLLVDPSAPGVRVAPVPGAGPNAPFRLSLDAVQVPADALVGGADAIAELYRLAMGGAVSYGDGLLAGALALTTAHVASRQQFGRSLATFQAVAQQVADVYLASRTLHLLATSTVWRLQTGLDPGTDPEVAAYWVATELPAAIGICHHLHGGLGLDRDYPLHRFSAAASDLARLVGGADSTLDRVGARYLEGKCS, encoded by the coding sequence GTGGACTTTACTCTCGACGCGACCCTGCGCGACGCCGCGGAGCTGACCGCGCTGGTGGTCGAGCGGTCCGGCGACGACGCTCGCTGGGCGGCGCTGACCGACGCCGGCCTGGTCGAGCTGGCGTTGCCCGTCGAGGTCGGCGGCGACGGGCTGGGCCTCGCCGGTGCCGCCGTCGTGCTGACCGAGCTGGGACGCCGTGCGGCGTGCACGCCGTTCTACGCGACGGTGGCGCTGGGTGGGCTGACGCTGGCCCGGTGCGGGGCCGCGGCACCGCTGCTCGGCCGGGTCGTCGAGGACGGTGTGATCCTCACCGCAGCCCTGCACGAACCGTCGGCGCCGTTCCCCGCGGCCCCCCGGACGGTGGCCACTGCGAAGGACGGCGGGTACTCGGTCAGCGGAGTGAAACTGGGGGCTCCGGACGCGGGCACCGCCGAACGGATCCTGGTGCCGGTGACCCGCGATCCGGGCGGCCCGGCGCTGCTGCTGGTCGATCCGTCCGCGCCGGGCGTGCGCGTCGCCCCGGTGCCGGGAGCCGGGCCGAACGCCCCCTTCCGGCTCTCGCTGGACGCCGTCCAGGTGCCCGCGGACGCGCTGGTCGGCGGCGCCGACGCGATCGCCGAGCTGTACCGGCTGGCGATGGGGGGCGCGGTCAGCTACGGCGACGGGCTGCTCGCCGGCGCGCTGGCGCTCACCACCGCCCACGTCGCGTCCCGGCAGCAGTTCGGCCGGTCGCTGGCGACGTTCCAGGCGGTCGCGCAGCAGGTCGCGGACGTCTATCTGGCGTCCCGGACGCTGCACCTGCTCGCCACGTCCACGGTCTGGCGGCTGCAGACCGGCCTTGACCCGGGAACCGACCCGGAGGTGGCCGCGTACTGGGTGGCGACCGAGCTGCCCGCGGCGATCGGGATCTGCCACCACCTGCACGGCGGCCTCGGGCTCGACCGGGACTACCCACTGCACCGGTTCTCCGCGGCGGCCAGCGACCTGGCCCGGCTGGTCGGCGGCGCGGACAGCACGCTGGACCGGGTCGGCGCGCGGTACCTGGAGGGCAAGTGTTCATAG
- the kstD gene encoding 3-oxosteroid 1-dehydrogenase yields the protein MSAAQKFDLVVVGAGGAGMAAALTAAASGLRAIVVEKAPRYGGSTARSGGGVWIPNNQALERDGVVDDAEAARTYLAHIVATASRSGDTDVSALQAAFLRHGPDMLAFVEKETPLRFGWVRDYSDYYPEAPGGRPTGRSVEPKPLPSSVLGGLRSTLEPPYLASKSGLAITQAEFRWLNLVARHPRGVATAAKVGARAWISRARRRELLTMGQALAAGLRAGLARRDVPVWLSTPLLELVVKDGRVIGVEVAVRGGEPEQLLAERGVVLTAGGFERDDTLRKRYQKEPIGTEWTVGAEANTGDGIRAAQDLGAAVRLMDDAWWGPSVPLPRGPYFLLAERSLPGCVLVDVDGSRFVNEAAPYVDAVHAMYEAGEPRIPAWLVFDQRYRDRYLFTARGPRQPLPGSWYRAGVAAKSSTLAGLAEKIGVPAEALEQTVARFNGFASTGKDLDFGRGESAYDRYYGDPRVKPNPCLAELVKPPFHAVKIVPGDLGTKGGLVTDERSRVLREDGSVIPGLYAAGNTSAQVMGRTYAGPGATLGPAMTSGYLAALDAAGAL from the coding sequence ATGTCCGCTGCCCAGAAGTTCGACCTGGTCGTCGTGGGTGCCGGGGGCGCCGGCATGGCCGCGGCGCTCACCGCCGCCGCGTCCGGCTTGCGCGCGATCGTGGTCGAGAAGGCGCCGCGTTACGGCGGTTCGACCGCCCGGTCCGGCGGCGGCGTCTGGATTCCGAACAACCAGGCCCTCGAGCGGGACGGCGTCGTCGACGACGCCGAAGCGGCCCGTACCTACCTCGCGCACATCGTCGCGACCGCGTCCCGCTCCGGCGACACGGACGTCAGCGCGCTGCAGGCGGCGTTCCTCCGGCACGGCCCGGACATGCTGGCGTTCGTCGAGAAGGAGACGCCGCTGCGGTTCGGGTGGGTGCGGGACTACTCCGACTACTACCCGGAGGCGCCCGGTGGCCGGCCGACCGGGCGTTCGGTGGAACCCAAGCCGCTCCCCTCGTCGGTGCTCGGCGGGCTGCGGTCCACGCTCGAACCGCCGTATCTGGCGTCGAAGTCCGGCCTGGCGATCACGCAGGCCGAGTTCCGCTGGCTCAACCTGGTCGCCAGGCACCCGCGCGGGGTGGCCACCGCGGCCAAGGTCGGCGCCCGCGCGTGGATCAGCCGGGCACGGCGGCGCGAGCTGCTGACGATGGGGCAGGCGCTCGCGGCCGGGTTGCGGGCCGGGCTGGCTCGCCGAGACGTCCCGGTGTGGCTGTCGACGCCCCTGCTCGAACTGGTCGTGAAGGACGGCCGGGTGATCGGCGTCGAGGTCGCGGTGCGCGGCGGCGAGCCGGAGCAACTGCTGGCCGAGCGCGGCGTCGTGCTCACCGCGGGCGGGTTCGAGCGGGACGACACGCTGCGCAAGCGGTACCAGAAGGAGCCGATCGGCACCGAGTGGACGGTCGGCGCCGAGGCGAACACCGGGGACGGGATCCGGGCCGCGCAGGACCTCGGCGCGGCGGTGCGTCTGATGGACGACGCCTGGTGGGGGCCGTCCGTGCCGCTGCCGCGCGGGCCGTACTTCCTGCTCGCCGAGCGGTCGCTGCCGGGGTGCGTCCTGGTCGACGTGGACGGCTCGCGGTTCGTCAACGAAGCCGCGCCCTACGTGGACGCCGTACACGCGATGTACGAGGCGGGCGAACCGCGCATCCCCGCCTGGCTGGTGTTCGACCAGCGGTACCGCGACCGGTACCTGTTCACCGCCCGCGGGCCGCGCCAGCCGCTGCCCGGCTCCTGGTACCGGGCGGGCGTGGCGGCCAAATCGTCCACGCTGGCCGGGCTGGCGGAGAAGATCGGGGTGCCGGCCGAGGCGCTGGAGCAGACCGTGGCGCGGTTCAACGGGTTCGCCTCCACCGGCAAGGACCTCGACTTCGGGCGGGGCGAGTCCGCGTACGACCGGTACTACGGCGATCCGCGGGTGAAGCCGAACCCGTGCCTCGCCGAGCTGGTGAAACCGCCGTTCCACGCGGTCAAGATCGTGCCCGGCGACCTCGGGACGAAGGGCGGGCTGGTCACCGACGAGCGGTCGCGGGTGCTGCGGGAGGACGGCAGCGTGATTCCGGGGCTCTACGCGGCGGGCAACACCAGTGCGCAGGTGATGGGCCGCACGTACGCCGGCCCCGGCGCGACGCTCGGCCCGGCGATGACCTCGGGGTACCTCGCCGCGCTGGACGCCGCCGGAGCACTGTAG
- a CDS encoding MaoC family dehydratase, producing the protein MTIGEVLPELSLDATPTFIVSTALATRDFQEVHHDRDLAVARGSQDIFLNILTTTGLVQRYVTDWAGPSARVGRVAIRLGVPCYAYDRLTFSGEVTAADGTVLTVSVVGRVSRGNHVTGTVSLEVAP; encoded by the coding sequence ATGACGATCGGCGAGGTCCTGCCGGAGCTGAGCCTCGACGCCACGCCGACGTTCATCGTCAGCACGGCGCTGGCCACCCGCGACTTCCAAGAGGTGCACCACGACCGGGATCTCGCGGTGGCGCGCGGCTCGCAGGACATCTTCCTCAACATCCTGACGACGACCGGGCTCGTGCAGCGGTACGTCACCGACTGGGCAGGTCCGTCGGCGCGGGTCGGGCGGGTGGCCATCCGGCTCGGCGTCCCGTGTTACGCCTACGACCGGCTGACGTTCTCCGGCGAGGTGACCGCGGCCGACGGCACGGTGCTCACCGTGTCGGTGGTCGGCCGGGTGAGCCGCGGGAACCACGTCACCGGGACCGTGTCGCTGGAGGTCGCGCCGTGA
- a CDS encoding bifunctional MaoC family dehydratase N-terminal/OB-fold nucleic acid binding domain-containing protein yields MTSEDILSAAEKIRARGESAPFTARDPVNPATTHAWLDALGDQNPIYTDDDAARAAGHPGVVAPPAMIQVWTMPGLGRARDADDPLWSMITVLTEAGYPSIVATDCDQTYHRYLHPGELVTVRSRLGDVIGPKQTALGEGWFVTTHNTWYVGDEPVAEMAWRVLKFRPRPPKPERTAVLRPVVSRDTEFFWGGTAANELRIQRCEKCGTLRHPPGPLCTACGADASGYVVASGLGTVFSYVVHHHPPVPGRQTPYVVALVELDEGVRMLGEVVGVDPDVVRIGTPVEVVWDRIDDELTLPAWRVR; encoded by the coding sequence ATGACGTCCGAAGACATCCTGAGCGCCGCGGAGAAGATCCGCGCCCGCGGCGAGAGCGCCCCGTTCACCGCGCGCGACCCGGTGAACCCCGCCACCACGCACGCCTGGCTCGACGCCCTCGGCGACCAGAACCCGATCTACACCGACGACGACGCCGCGCGCGCCGCCGGTCACCCGGGCGTCGTCGCACCACCGGCGATGATCCAGGTCTGGACGATGCCGGGGCTGGGCCGGGCCCGCGACGCCGACGACCCGCTGTGGTCGATGATCACGGTGCTCACCGAGGCCGGATACCCGTCGATCGTCGCCACCGACTGCGACCAGACGTATCACCGCTATCTCCACCCCGGCGAACTGGTGACCGTGCGCTCCCGGCTGGGCGACGTGATCGGCCCCAAGCAGACCGCGCTCGGCGAGGGCTGGTTCGTGACGACGCACAACACCTGGTACGTCGGTGACGAGCCGGTGGCCGAGATGGCGTGGCGCGTGCTGAAGTTCCGGCCCCGCCCACCGAAGCCGGAGCGCACCGCCGTACTCCGCCCCGTGGTCAGCCGGGACACCGAGTTCTTCTGGGGCGGCACGGCGGCGAACGAGCTGCGGATCCAGCGCTGCGAGAAGTGCGGGACGCTGCGGCACCCGCCGGGCCCGCTCTGCACCGCGTGCGGCGCCGATGCCTCGGGTTACGTCGTCGCGAGCGGCCTGGGGACGGTATTCAGCTACGTCGTCCACCACCACCCGCCGGTGCCCGGACGGCAGACGCCGTACGTGGTCGCGCTGGTAGAGCTGGACGAGGGCGTGCGGATGCTCGGCGAGGTCGTCGGCGTCGACCCGGACGTCGTCCGGATCGGCACGCCGGTCGAGGTGGTCTGGGACCGGATCGACGACGAGCTCACGTTGCCTGCCTGGAGGGTTCGATGA
- the kstR gene encoding cholesterol catabolism transcriptional regulator KstR — translation MAVPARARGGGQGVLTTLNSLTEDDLGSAAQRDRRKRMLDATIALATKGGYEAVQMRAVAENADVALGTLYRYFPSKNHLLVTGLAREFEQAMEKLDRIEIPGETQSERVLFVLGRVTRKLQRYPQLTEAMTRAFMFADASVSAEVDTVARLMEQMFGRAMHAEPSADDRAIARVIGDVWLSNLVAWVTRRASVSDVAARLELTVHLLLDNVSEAPAASAG, via the coding sequence ATGGCGGTACCGGCTCGTGCGCGCGGCGGCGGCCAGGGCGTCCTCACCACGCTGAACTCGCTGACCGAGGACGACCTCGGTTCGGCCGCCCAGCGCGACCGCCGCAAGCGGATGCTGGACGCCACGATCGCACTCGCGACCAAGGGCGGCTACGAGGCCGTGCAGATGCGCGCGGTCGCCGAGAACGCCGACGTCGCGCTCGGCACGCTCTACCGGTACTTCCCCTCGAAGAACCACCTGCTGGTCACCGGCCTCGCCCGCGAGTTCGAGCAGGCGATGGAGAAGCTCGACCGGATCGAGATCCCCGGCGAGACGCAGAGCGAGCGCGTGCTGTTCGTGCTCGGGCGCGTCACCCGCAAGCTGCAGCGGTACCCGCAGCTCACCGAGGCGATGACCCGCGCGTTCATGTTCGCCGACGCCAGCGTCTCGGCCGAGGTCGACACCGTCGCCCGGCTGATGGAGCAGATGTTCGGCCGGGCGATGCACGCCGAGCCGAGCGCCGACGACCGGGCGATCGCCCGGGTGATCGGCGACGTCTGGCTGTCGAACCTGGTGGCCTGGGTGACGCGCCGCGCGTCGGTGAGCGACGTCGCCGCCCGCCTCGAACTGACCGTTCACCTGCTGCTGGACAACGTCAGCGAGGCGCCCGCAGCGTCAGCAGGGTGA